In Georgenia soli, a genomic segment contains:
- a CDS encoding rhodanese-like domain-containing protein — MGIEDVLAAARAGIRRLEPAEVVAAVEAGALLVDARTEAQRREQGELPGALVIDRTVLEWRLDPACPWRIPEATSYDLHVVVVCRHGYSSSLAAASLRAVGLHRATDMIGGVEAWRAAGLPMSQGPADVRR; from the coding sequence GTGGGTATCGAGGACGTGCTCGCCGCGGCGCGAGCGGGCATCCGGCGGCTGGAGCCGGCGGAGGTGGTGGCGGCGGTCGAGGCCGGGGCGCTGCTGGTCGACGCCCGCACCGAGGCCCAGCGGCGCGAGCAGGGCGAGCTGCCCGGTGCCCTGGTGATCGACCGGACCGTGCTCGAGTGGCGCCTGGACCCGGCGTGCCCGTGGCGCATCCCCGAGGCCACCAGCTATGACCTGCACGTGGTGGTGGTCTGCCGGCACGGGTACAGCTCGAGCCTGGCGGCCGCGTCCCTGCGCGCGGTCGGCCTGCACCGGGCCACCGACATGATCGGCGGGGTCGAGGCGTGGCGGGCCGCCGGCCTGCCGATGAGTCAGGGGCCGGCCGACGTGCGCAGGTGA
- a CDS encoding MFS transporter produces MPSAEDSMTPHAVPDVGFRSERGPVLIALMLTTALIAIDATIVATAVPSIVADIGGFTSFPWLFSSYLLAQAVTVPVYAKVSDMVGRKPVVLVGIGLFLLGSVLCGFAWSMPVLIVARLVQGLGAGAVQPMAITIAGDIYTVAERARVQGYLASVWAVSSVLGPTLGGVFASLGLWRAIFFVNVPVCLLAAWMLARSFHESVHRQRHKVDVLGSFLLTVALSLLMLALLEGGHTWAWDSPVGVGMVAAGAVLLVLFVLVERRAAEPVLPGFVLTRRLLLTTTLIAFGVGAILLGLTSYVPTYLESVLGAEPVVAGLALAALTIGWPIAASQAGRIYLRLGFRATNLIGVALVVAGTVLLALVVTLFPALLGVAAACFVVGLGLGLTSTPSIVAAQSSVEWAERGVVTGTNMFSRSVGSAFGVAVFGALSNAVYTRLGNHGPEAIAEATGVVFIAAVVAAVLTAAAVLAMPRVSATPAA; encoded by the coding sequence ATGCCCAGTGCCGAAGACTCGATGACGCCCCACGCCGTGCCCGACGTCGGCTTCCGCTCCGAGCGGGGCCCCGTCCTGATCGCCCTCATGCTGACCACGGCACTCATCGCCATCGACGCGACGATCGTCGCGACGGCGGTGCCCTCGATCGTGGCGGACATCGGCGGGTTCACGTCCTTCCCTTGGCTGTTCTCCAGCTACCTGCTCGCGCAGGCCGTCACCGTGCCCGTCTACGCCAAGGTCTCCGACATGGTCGGGCGCAAGCCGGTCGTCCTCGTCGGGATCGGGCTGTTCCTCCTCGGGTCCGTCCTGTGCGGGTTCGCGTGGAGCATGCCGGTGCTCATCGTCGCCCGCCTCGTGCAGGGCCTCGGGGCCGGGGCGGTGCAGCCGATGGCGATCACGATCGCCGGGGACATCTACACGGTGGCCGAGCGGGCGAGGGTCCAGGGCTACCTCGCGAGCGTCTGGGCGGTCTCCTCCGTCCTCGGCCCCACGCTCGGCGGGGTCTTCGCGTCGTTGGGCCTGTGGCGTGCCATCTTCTTCGTCAACGTCCCGGTGTGCCTGCTCGCGGCCTGGATGCTCGCCCGGTCCTTCCACGAGTCGGTCCACCGGCAGCGGCACAAGGTCGACGTCCTCGGCTCGTTCCTTCTCACCGTGGCGCTGAGCCTGCTCATGCTCGCGCTGCTCGAGGGCGGGCACACGTGGGCGTGGGACTCGCCGGTCGGCGTCGGCATGGTCGCTGCCGGCGCCGTGCTGCTCGTCCTCTTCGTCCTCGTCGAGCGACGGGCCGCAGAGCCGGTCCTGCCCGGATTCGTCCTCACCCGGCGCCTCCTGCTGACGACGACGCTCATCGCGTTCGGCGTCGGCGCCATCCTCCTCGGGCTCACCTCCTACGTCCCGACGTACCTGGAGAGCGTGCTGGGCGCCGAGCCGGTCGTCGCCGGCCTCGCCCTCGCCGCTCTCACCATCGGCTGGCCGATCGCCGCCTCGCAGGCCGGGCGCATCTACCTGCGGCTGGGCTTCCGGGCGACCAACCTCATCGGTGTCGCGCTCGTCGTCGCCGGCACGGTCCTCCTCGCCCTGGTCGTCACCCTGTTCCCCGCCCTGCTCGGCGTGGCGGCGGCGTGCTTCGTCGTCGGCCTCGGTCTCGGGCTGACCTCGACCCCGAGCATCGTCGCGGCGCAGTCGAGCGTGGAGTGGGCCGAGCGCGGGGTCGTGACCGGGACGAACATGTTCTCCCGCTCGGTCGGCAGCGCGTTCGGCGTCGCCGTGTTCGGCGCCCTCTCCAACGCGGTCTACACCCGGCTCGGCAACCACGGGCCGGAGGCCATCGCCGAGGCGACGGGCGTGGTGTTCATCGCCGCCGTCGTGGCCGCCGTCCTCACCGCCGCGGCCGTGCTCGCCATGCCGAGGGTGAGCGCGACCCCGGCGGCGTGA
- a CDS encoding TIGR03668 family PPOX class F420-dependent oxidoreductase, with protein sequence MDDGARERLAAARVARLATVRPDGSPHLVPVTFALVGDVVWTAVDDKPKSTRALQRLANIAAHPAVSLLVDHYDEDWSTLWWVRADGVAGVVEVDGSPDVRTALAALTAKYAQYATPPAGPLVRIELTRLRSWAA encoded by the coding sequence ATGGACGACGGCGCACGCGAGCGCCTCGCCGCGGCCCGGGTCGCCCGGCTCGCCACGGTGCGGCCCGACGGCAGCCCCCATCTGGTGCCGGTGACCTTCGCGCTCGTCGGGGACGTGGTGTGGACCGCCGTCGACGACAAGCCGAAGTCGACCCGGGCGCTGCAACGCCTCGCGAACATCGCCGCACACCCCGCCGTCAGCCTGCTCGTGGACCACTACGACGAGGACTGGTCAACCCTGTGGTGGGTCCGCGCGGACGGCGTCGCCGGCGTCGTGGAGGTCGACGGCTCGCCGGACGTCCGCACCGCCCTGGCCGCGCTCACGGCGAAGTACGCGCAGTACGCGACGCCGCCGGCCGGGCCGCTCGTCCGGATCGAGCTGACGCGTCTGCGGAGCTGGGCCGCGTAG